In Paroedura picta isolate Pp20150507F chromosome 6, Ppicta_v3.0, whole genome shotgun sequence, one genomic interval encodes:
- the LOC143839471 gene encoding matrilysin-like isoform X1, with the protein MITPLCCAEAPGGLNSAIWDMLGAGWGCTTGALAQSRDLLPCILCLQQLNEVTGLSHAWKGGGGKKLPLTWVFHPWKGQQPKNRHLLMFPHNHFEMVPNKQTKNICRHAQKENSHLEPDPYKLAFLGGKRLEAKDILLSTDTLGTATMMRVILGLAIWLHCSLALPHHLENRPVHTWNKDDWQDYLDHFYPCHDKINHTVKERLEIMQEFLHVPKTGEADDTTLEVMNRPRCGNPDVLEYNRVPGNNKWDKNDLTYRINNYTSDMAKEAIRAAIEKAFSVWAAVTPLRFQEVTNETADIEIWFSVGEHGDFNKFDGRGGTLAHAFSAGPNLGGDCHMDDDEKWSEKDNDINLFVVILHELGHSLGMGHSDDPEALMYPTYSYKDPETFELPLDDKEGIQSIYGPNPDAPDDTEQEYDNTYADYNYRDEAPYPENWDPEKAQECLDLKRSCDAESDGYYNWYWCVYWYWQCLYY; encoded by the exons ATGATCACTCCACTATGTTGTGCAGAAGCTCCTGGAGGATTAAATTCTGCAATTTGGGACATGCTCGGAGCTGGGTGGGGTTGTACAACAGGTGCATTGGCTCAGTCCAGAGACCTGCTTCCCTGTATCTTGTGTCTCCAGCAGCTAAACGAAGTGACTGGACTGTCACATGCatggaagggtggtggtggaaagaagCTCCCTCTGACTTGGGTATTTCACCCGTGGAAAGGTCAACAACCAAAAAACAGACACCTCTTAATGTTTCCTCATAATCATTTTGAAATggtgccaaacaaacaaacaaaaaacatttgtCGACATGCACAAAAGGAGAATAGCCACCTGGAGCCAGATCCATACAAGCTTGCCTTCTTGGGGGGCAAGAGACTGGAGGCCAAAGACATTCTTCTCAGCACAGACACTTTGGGAACTGCCACAATGATGCGCGTAATCCTGGGCCTCGCCATTTGGCTGCACTGCAGCCTGGCCCTCCCACATCATTTAGAAAATCGACCAGTTCACACTTGGAACAAGGATGACTGGCAG GACTACCTTGATCACTTCTATCCATGCCACGATAAAATCAACCATACTGTTAAAGAGCGACTTGAAATCATGCAGGAATTCTTGCATGTGCCTAAGACCGGAGAAGCAGACGATACCACTTTAGAGGTAATGAATCGGCCTAGGTGTGGAAACCCTGATGTCCTGGAATACAACAGAGTTCCTGGAAATAACAAATGGGATAAGAATGACTTGACTTACAG AATCAATAACTACACTTCCGATATGGCTAAAGAGGCGATACGTGCTGCAATAGAAAAAGCTTTTAGTGTGTGGGCAGCCGTTACTCCGCTGAGATTCCAAGAAGTCACAAACGAAACTGCGGATATTGAAATTTGGTTCTCAGTAGGCG AACATGGTGATTTTAATAAATTTGATGGACGTGGTGGAACCCTGGCTCATGCTTTTTCCGCAGGGCCAAACCTCGGAGGAGACTGTCACATGGATGATGATGAAAAGTGGTCTGAAAAAGACAATG ACATCAACTTGTTTGTGGTTATTCTCCATGAACTTGGTCATTCATTAGGGATGGGCCATTCAGATGATCCGGAGGCCTTGATGTATCCTACCTATTCTTATAAGGACCCAGAAACGTTCGAACTTCCACTTGATGATAAGGAAGGAATTcaaagtatatatg GGCCAAATCCAGACGCACCTGATGATACAGAGCAag aatatgacaacACATATGCAG ATTACAACTATAGAGATGAAG CGCCATATCCAGAGAATTGGGATCCCGAGAAGGCACAAGAATGTCTGGATCTAAAGAGATCTTGTGATGCAGAGTCAGATGGGTATTATAACTGGTATTGGTGTGTGTACTGGTATTGGCAGTGCCTATATTATTGA
- the LOC143840552 gene encoding matrix metalloproteinase-18-like: MTSGMVGRHSRKSYLDKYYPLNKTSGPLRTIEQIKAMQKFYHLTVTGMINAAFIKIIELARCGLPDISPQPANPQKWNKTALTYRINNYTPDLPKAKVDEIIPRAFKVWSDVTPLTFRRVSGPADIEIWFAYFAHGDNNPFDGTGGTLAHCFLPGDGLGGDAHFDESEKWSETNKEINLELVAMHEFGHSLGLNHSDVKRALMYPTYLYFDPTNYHLPDDDRRRIQELYGKFSTGMCVF; the protein is encoded by the exons ATGACGTCTGGGATGGTTGGGAGGCATTCCAGAAAG AGTTATCTTGACAAGTACTACCCACTCAACAAGACAAGCGGTCCATTACGAACCATAGAACAAATCAAAGCAATGCAGAAATTCTATCATTTGACTGTCACTGGAATGATAAATGCAGCATTTATAAAGATAATAGAGCTAGCTCGGTGTGGACTCCCAGATATATCTCCCCAACCAGCAAATCCACAAAAATGGAACAAGACAGCACTAACTTACAG AATAAATAATTATACTCCGGACCTGCCTAAAGCCAAAGTGGATGAAATCATACCACGAGCATTTAAAGTGTGGAGTGATGTGACCCCGCTGACCTTCAGGAGAGTTTCTGGACCTGCCGATATTGAAATTTGGTTTGCGTATTTTG CCCATGGTGACAATAATCCTTTTGATGGAACAGGCGGAACTTTGGCCCATTGTTTTTTACCCGGAGATGGCTTAGGAGGAGATGCCCACTTTGATGAGAGTGAGAAGTGGTCAGAAACCAACAAAG AAATCAACCTTGAACTTGTTGCTATGCACGAATTTGGTCACTCCTTGGGGTTGAACCATTCCGATGTCAAGCGTGCCTTGATGTATCCCACCTATTTATATTTCGACCCAACCAACTACCATCTTCCTGATGATGATAGGCGAAGGATCCAGGAATTATATGGTAAATTCAGTACAGGAATGTGTGTCTTTTGA
- the LOC143839471 gene encoding macrophage metalloelastase-like isoform X2, with translation MQEFLHVPKTGEADDTTLEVMNRPRCGNPDVLEYNRVPGNNKWDKNDLTYRINNYTSDMAKEAIRAAIEKAFSVWAAVTPLRFQEVTNETADIEIWFSVGEHGDFNKFDGRGGTLAHAFSAGPNLGGDCHMDDDEKWSEKDNDINLFVVILHELGHSLGMGHSDDPEALMYPTYSYKDPETFELPLDDKEGIQSIYGPNPDAPDDTEQEYDNTYADYNYRDEAPYPENWDPEKAQECLDLKRSCDAESDGYYNWYWCVYWYWQCLYY, from the exons ATGCAGGAATTCTTGCATGTGCCTAAGACCGGAGAAGCAGACGATACCACTTTAGAGGTAATGAATCGGCCTAGGTGTGGAAACCCTGATGTCCTGGAATACAACAGAGTTCCTGGAAATAACAAATGGGATAAGAATGACTTGACTTACAG AATCAATAACTACACTTCCGATATGGCTAAAGAGGCGATACGTGCTGCAATAGAAAAAGCTTTTAGTGTGTGGGCAGCCGTTACTCCGCTGAGATTCCAAGAAGTCACAAACGAAACTGCGGATATTGAAATTTGGTTCTCAGTAGGCG AACATGGTGATTTTAATAAATTTGATGGACGTGGTGGAACCCTGGCTCATGCTTTTTCCGCAGGGCCAAACCTCGGAGGAGACTGTCACATGGATGATGATGAAAAGTGGTCTGAAAAAGACAATG ACATCAACTTGTTTGTGGTTATTCTCCATGAACTTGGTCATTCATTAGGGATGGGCCATTCAGATGATCCGGAGGCCTTGATGTATCCTACCTATTCTTATAAGGACCCAGAAACGTTCGAACTTCCACTTGATGATAAGGAAGGAATTcaaagtatatatg GGCCAAATCCAGACGCACCTGATGATACAGAGCAag aatatgacaacACATATGCAG ATTACAACTATAGAGATGAAG CGCCATATCCAGAGAATTGGGATCCCGAGAAGGCACAAGAATGTCTGGATCTAAAGAGATCTTGTGATGCAGAGTCAGATGGGTATTATAACTGGTATTGGTGTGTGTACTGGTATTGGCAGTGCCTATATTATTGA